The Paenibacillus uliginis N3/975 genome has a window encoding:
- a CDS encoding ThuA domain-containing protein, whose protein sequence is MKKALIVWGGWDGHEPQQIAAIFANILEAHQFQVEVSDTLDAFGDGSKLKSLDLIVPVWTMGEISQEYVNNISEAVQGGTGLAGCHGGMCDAFRNNVDWQFMTGGQWVAHPGNDGVKYTVEIKQSSSPLVQGMEDFIVESEQYYLHVDPAVEVLATTRFPVADGPHRFNKAVDMPVVWTKRWGHGRVYYNSLGHHANIVEMPSIKELMTRGLLWAAEGKVSTEANAGLGSGSKANIYSGMGDSQVD, encoded by the coding sequence ATGAAAAAAGCACTGATCGTTTGGGGCGGCTGGGATGGTCATGAGCCGCAGCAAATCGCAGCTATTTTCGCAAATATTTTAGAAGCACATCAGTTTCAAGTAGAAGTATCTGATACGCTTGATGCTTTTGGAGATGGGTCCAAGCTAAAAAGCCTCGATCTGATCGTTCCAGTATGGACGATGGGAGAGATTTCGCAGGAGTATGTGAACAACATTTCCGAAGCGGTACAGGGCGGGACTGGACTAGCAGGATGCCACGGCGGGATGTGTGATGCTTTCCGTAACAATGTGGACTGGCAATTTATGACCGGAGGGCAGTGGGTGGCACACCCCGGCAACGACGGCGTGAAATATACCGTGGAAATAAAACAAAGCTCCAGCCCTCTGGTTCAGGGAATGGAAGACTTCATAGTAGAATCAGAGCAATATTACTTACATGTAGACCCCGCGGTTGAAGTGCTAGCCACTACCCGCTTTCCTGTCGCCGACGGTCCTCACCGGTTTAATAAGGCTGTAGATATGCCTGTTGTATGGACAAAGCGTTGGGGCCACGGAAGAGTGTACTACAACTCGCTGGGCCATCATGCCAACATTGTTGAAATGCCGAGTATTAAGGAATTGATGACCCGAGGACTGTTATGGGCTGCTGAAGGAAAAGTCTCTACAGAAGCGAATGCGGGTTTAGGGTCCGGCTCTAAGGCTAACATCTACAGCGGCATGGGCGATAGTCAAGTGGATTGA
- a CDS encoding Gfo/Idh/MocA family protein — translation MQTIKAGIIGCGNISNIYMENCKKFAVLDLIACADLDLDKAKAQADKHDIPLVCTTEELLAHPEINLVINLTIPAVHAEVSLQALEAGKHVYVEKPLTLTLEQGRKVLDTAAQKGLLVGSAPDTFLGAGIQTALKLISEGTIGRPVSATAFMMSRGHEHWHPDPEFYYAEGGGPMFDMGPYYLTALVQLLGPVRTVAGITSKALTERTITSQKKHGKSIPVDIPTHVAGTMHFDGGAVATLITSFDIFGGSTLPHIEIHGTEGSLLVPDPNGFGGKVMYRKLGQEQWTEEPLVQGYDGNSRGIGPADMADALLHQRKHRANGELAYHVLEAMWAFHLSSDSGSYYNMKSTCEPAVPMAELSFTS, via the coding sequence ATGCAAACTATAAAAGCTGGAATTATCGGTTGCGGAAATATCAGCAACATCTACATGGAAAACTGCAAAAAATTCGCAGTACTGGACCTCATCGCTTGTGCTGATCTAGATCTCGACAAAGCCAAAGCCCAAGCGGATAAACATGACATCCCTTTAGTTTGTACAACAGAGGAGTTACTCGCCCATCCTGAGATTAACCTGGTGATCAATCTGACGATTCCGGCCGTACACGCCGAAGTGAGCCTTCAGGCTCTGGAAGCCGGGAAGCATGTCTATGTTGAGAAGCCGCTGACTCTGACGCTCGAGCAAGGGCGTAAAGTATTGGATACAGCTGCGCAAAAAGGTCTGCTTGTCGGAAGCGCCCCGGATACATTCCTTGGCGCCGGTATCCAGACCGCTCTGAAATTGATTTCTGAGGGAACCATTGGCCGCCCTGTTTCGGCTACAGCGTTCATGATGAGCCGCGGTCACGAGCACTGGCATCCTGATCCGGAGTTTTATTATGCAGAAGGCGGAGGTCCAATGTTTGATATGGGACCCTATTATTTAACGGCACTCGTACAGCTGCTCGGTCCTGTCCGGACAGTAGCCGGCATTACGAGCAAAGCACTGACAGAACGGACAATTACGAGCCAGAAGAAGCATGGCAAAAGCATTCCTGTAGATATCCCAACCCATGTGGCCGGTACGATGCATTTTGATGGCGGAGCCGTGGCCACCCTCATTACGAGCTTCGATATTTTCGGGGGAAGCACGCTGCCTCATATTGAAATTCATGGTACGGAGGGCAGCCTGCTCGTGCCTGATCCTAATGGATTTGGCGGAAAGGTCATGTACCGAAAGCTAGGTCAGGAGCAATGGACGGAAGAGCCTCTTGTCCAGGGATATGACGGCAACAGCCGTGGAATCGGGCCTGCCGATATGGCTGACGCCTTGCTGCATCAGCGAAAGCATCGCGCGAATGGCGAGCTAGCCTATCATGTGCTGGAAGCGATGTGGGCCTTCCACCTCTCATCCGATTCAGGCAGCTATTATAACATGAAGAGCACGTGTGAACCTGCCGTGCCTATGGCGGAACTTTCGTTTACTTCGTGA
- a CDS encoding aminoglycoside phosphotransferase family protein: MKSFKLNMDIHVAKKKLTTILGSPVTNLSPIEMGELSRVFSFECNGLPYVAHFKETKESLEKARYMYQTYGSRLPIPKVVEVGELDGVFFAISDKVHGKPISAFPPSQQEIILKDVAKHLVALGQLNIDRSQGYGWISPEGSTSSASWVETIETFFKIDPNGFYQDWTRLYDESFLERPLFEEGYSAMMELLQYAPGSPLLVHGDFHLGNMLSDGSKVTGIVDWEMAMHGDFMFDVAGLHFWSSTLDFPQKVRDVWSANKVDIPHFEERLRCYMLVKAIDGLRFYAKQDSRPSYDYMKERLKTLLK; encoded by the coding sequence TTGAAATCGTTTAAGTTAAACATGGACATTCATGTCGCTAAAAAGAAATTGACGACGATCCTCGGTAGCCCCGTAACTAACCTGTCCCCTATTGAAATGGGAGAACTCAGCAGAGTATTCAGCTTCGAATGTAATGGCCTTCCGTACGTGGCCCATTTCAAAGAAACGAAGGAATCACTGGAAAAGGCACGCTATATGTACCAGACCTATGGTTCTCGTCTGCCTATTCCTAAAGTTGTAGAGGTCGGGGAACTTGACGGGGTATTCTTTGCCATAAGTGATAAGGTGCACGGAAAGCCTATAAGTGCCTTTCCTCCATCCCAACAAGAGATCATATTGAAAGACGTCGCTAAACATTTGGTGGCGTTAGGTCAACTGAACATTGACCGTTCCCAAGGTTATGGATGGATATCGCCGGAGGGCAGCACCTCATCTGCATCATGGGTCGAAACGATTGAAACATTTTTTAAGATTGATCCAAATGGCTTCTATCAAGATTGGACTCGGTTATATGACGAAAGCTTTCTGGAAAGGCCACTGTTCGAAGAAGGATACTCGGCTATGATGGAGCTGCTGCAATATGCCCCGGGCAGTCCGCTCCTTGTGCACGGAGACTTTCATTTAGGCAACATGCTGTCTGATGGCAGCAAGGTCACGGGGATCGTGGACTGGGAGATGGCCATGCATGGTGATTTTATGTTTGACGTTGCCGGTCTGCACTTCTGGTCTTCTACATTAGATTTCCCTCAAAAAGTACGGGATGTATGGAGCGCCAACAAAGTTGACATCCCTCATTTTGAGGAACGGCTGCGCTGTTATATGCTGGTTAAGGCCATTGACGGGCTTCGCTTTTATGCGAAACAGGATTCAAGACCGAGCTATGATTATATGAAAGAGCGGTTGAAGACTTTGTTGAAATAA
- a CDS encoding S66 family peptidase: MIRYPSLEEGATIGVTAPSSGVKVELHDLLKLSCNRMKMKGFNVICGETVWTQEKAKSSPAKLRATEFNEMMRDDYISIIIPPWGGELLIEILEYIDFENLKSKWILGYSDISGLLLAITLKTGIATAHGTNLIDLRGDFSDNTTAMWQSVLSTKTGESMIQHSSEKYQKEWKHSDPSPCVFHLTEQTYWKVISNADVKIQGRLLGGCIDVIRHLIGTPFGDVQHFQKNHINNEPILWYLENCELSTTDLRRSLVQMKLAGWFDNCTGLLFGRSDANQAIDNYTAEDIYKELYEELQIPIIYDIDCGHVPPQITFINGAYAEIEVGDGKGSVKQSFNQ, from the coding sequence ATGATTAGATATCCGTCTTTAGAAGAAGGAGCAACAATTGGTGTAACCGCACCCTCGTCAGGGGTAAAAGTCGAATTACATGATTTACTTAAACTTTCATGTAATCGTATGAAAATGAAGGGATTCAACGTTATTTGTGGAGAAACGGTTTGGACTCAAGAAAAGGCAAAGTCTTCACCAGCCAAATTACGCGCTACTGAATTCAATGAAATGATGAGAGATGATTACATCAGTATTATCATCCCACCTTGGGGTGGCGAACTTTTAATCGAAATTCTTGAATACATTGATTTTGAAAATTTAAAGAGTAAGTGGATCTTAGGTTATTCAGATATAAGTGGATTATTGTTAGCAATAACCTTAAAAACAGGCATAGCAACTGCTCATGGTACAAATCTCATTGATTTAAGAGGAGATTTCTCAGATAACACAACTGCAATGTGGCAATCTGTCTTATCAACTAAAACTGGCGAATCAATGATCCAACATTCATCGGAAAAATATCAAAAGGAATGGAAACACTCTGACCCTTCACCATGCGTCTTTCATCTAACAGAACAAACATATTGGAAAGTTATTTCGAATGCTGATGTGAAAATACAGGGTCGCTTACTTGGCGGGTGTATCGATGTGATAAGACATTTAATTGGCACACCGTTCGGTGATGTACAACATTTTCAAAAGAATCATATTAATAATGAACCCATTTTATGGTATTTAGAGAATTGTGAACTATCAACGACTGATTTACGCAGGTCTTTGGTTCAGATGAAATTAGCTGGTTGGTTTGATAACTGTACGGGTCTTCTGTTTGGAAGAAGCGATGCAAATCAAGCTATTGACAATTATACAGCGGAGGATATTTACAAAGAGCTATATGAGGAGTTGCAGATACCAATAATCTACGATATTGATTGTGGTCATGTTCCACCACAAATAACTTTCATAAACGGGGCATATGCTGAGATTGAAGTTGGAGATGGCAAAGGGTCAGTAAAGCAATCTTTTAACCAATAA
- a CDS encoding AraC family transcriptional regulator, with amino-acid sequence MKFFYQNWQFDSELPMTIFSTNNIRYHAHCHPEVELIYVVSGSLFVGVNEDKRLVSGGQFVVCGSNDIHYYENSGTDSNVIILIFKPDLLGALRVWPSEFQFSSPYLTDSQKTQPLGDLMISILEESTKAKPGSGLIIRGMILQLCGSLQRCIPSLPKDKEPHEQRARMQKILSYIEGNCCSEITLDSISRHFNMDPHHFSRTFKSTLGISFKTYLNTVRISLTEIQLETTDASITDIALDCGFTSIRTFNRVYKSLKGRTPSDLRKGD; translated from the coding sequence ATGAAGTTTTTTTATCAGAACTGGCAATTCGACAGTGAGCTGCCGATGACGATTTTTTCAACTAACAATATCAGATATCATGCCCACTGCCATCCAGAAGTAGAGCTCATTTATGTGGTGTCGGGGTCGCTGTTCGTCGGCGTGAACGAAGATAAACGGCTGGTTTCCGGAGGACAGTTTGTCGTTTGCGGGAGTAATGACATTCATTACTACGAAAATAGCGGAACCGATTCAAACGTTATCATTCTTATTTTCAAACCAGACCTGCTGGGGGCATTACGTGTCTGGCCCAGTGAATTCCAGTTCTCCTCCCCCTACCTGACCGACAGCCAGAAAACACAGCCTCTAGGAGATCTCATGATTTCAATCCTGGAGGAAAGCACGAAAGCTAAGCCCGGTTCAGGGTTGATCATCAGGGGAATGATCCTTCAGTTGTGCGGCTCTCTGCAAAGATGCATTCCTTCACTTCCGAAGGACAAAGAACCTCATGAGCAAAGAGCCCGGATGCAGAAGATCCTTTCTTACATAGAAGGAAATTGCTGTTCAGAAATAACGCTGGACTCGATTTCCCGGCATTTTAACATGGATCCCCATCATTTTAGCCGGACGTTTAAATCGACGCTCGGGATCAGCTTCAAAACCTACTTGAATACCGTAAGAATCTCTTTAACGGAAATCCAACTGGAAACCACGGATGCCAGCATTACAGATATTGCGCTTGATTGCGGATTTACAAGCATCCGGACGTTCAACCGGGTGTATAAGTCGTTGAAGGGGCGAACACCCTCCGATCTGCGCAAGGGAGATTAA
- the rbsB gene encoding ribose ABC transporter substrate-binding protein RbsB, protein MKKTTLFLVSLMLIFMTGCSLEPPEWAKPKASGDVKDMKIGLSISTLNNPFFVSLKDGVVAEAAKQGIEVVVVDAQNDSAKQSNDVDDLIQQGVNALLINPTDSSAISTVVQTANSLGIPVITLDRSAEQGDVEALVASDNIKGGQMAAEYMVEQLGEGTKVIELEGVPGASATRERGKGFHDVADQKLKVVAKQSADFDRTKGLNVMENLLQGNPDVKAVFAHNDEMALGAIEAIQSSGKDIMVIGFDGNDDALNSIKAGKLTATIAQQPELIGQLAVQAAKDVQQGKAVEKTIPAPLKLVIKE, encoded by the coding sequence ATGAAAAAAACTACTTTGTTCCTTGTATCATTGATGCTGATCTTCATGACTGGATGTTCGTTAGAGCCGCCCGAGTGGGCTAAGCCTAAAGCGAGTGGTGATGTGAAAGATATGAAAATTGGGCTTTCGATTTCTACGCTTAATAATCCGTTCTTCGTATCGCTAAAAGACGGCGTAGTAGCTGAAGCTGCCAAGCAGGGCATAGAAGTTGTCGTAGTCGACGCGCAAAACGACTCTGCCAAGCAGAGTAATGACGTGGACGACCTGATCCAGCAGGGTGTAAATGCACTGTTGATAAACCCTACAGATTCTTCTGCAATTTCTACGGTGGTGCAAACAGCAAACAGTCTGGGCATCCCGGTTATTACGCTGGACCGTTCGGCTGAGCAAGGCGATGTGGAAGCTCTGGTCGCTTCAGACAACATCAAGGGCGGTCAAATGGCAGCGGAATATATGGTGGAACAGCTTGGTGAAGGTACAAAGGTTATTGAGCTGGAAGGTGTACCGGGCGCTTCCGCAACCCGGGAGCGGGGCAAGGGATTCCACGACGTAGCTGACCAAAAACTGAAAGTGGTAGCCAAGCAGTCTGCAGATTTTGACCGAACCAAAGGCCTTAATGTTATGGAAAATCTGCTGCAAGGTAATCCGGATGTGAAGGCAGTCTTTGCCCATAACGATGAAATGGCTCTGGGTGCTATAGAGGCGATCCAAAGCTCCGGTAAAGACATCATGGTCATCGGTTTTGATGGTAATGATGATGCGCTTAACTCGATCAAGGCTGGCAAGCTGACTGCAACAATTGCACAGCAGCCTGAGTTGATCGGACAACTAGCTGTCCAGGCAGCTAAAGATGTGCAGCAGGGCAAAGCGGTTGAGAAAACAATTCCTGCACCGTTGAAGTTGGTAATAAAAGAATAG
- the rbsC gene encoding ABC transporter permease subunit: MTTINDAKAGKGFKVSNMTQKLGPLLGLIILIVIVSVLNPSFLEPLNILNLLRQVSINALIAFGMTFVILTGGIDLSVGSILALSSAFVANMMVAGFDPILAIIIGCALGGVMGMINGLMITKGKMAPFIATLATMTIFRGLTLVYTNGNPITGLGDSLVFQLFGRGYLFGIPVPAVTMIITFAVLWVILHKTSFGRKTYAIGGNEKASLVSGIKVPRVKIMIYSLAGMLSALAGAILTSRLNSAQPTAGTSYELDAIAAVVLGGTSLSGGRGRIVGTLIGVLIIGTLNNGLNLLGVNSFYQMVVKGIVIAIAVLLDRKKSA, translated from the coding sequence ATGACAACAATAAATGATGCTAAGGCAGGAAAAGGTTTCAAGGTCTCTAACATGACGCAAAAGCTCGGTCCACTGCTTGGACTGATCATACTCATTGTTATTGTCTCCGTTCTGAATCCGAGCTTTTTGGAACCGCTTAATATCCTGAATCTGCTTCGTCAGGTATCCATTAATGCCCTGATTGCTTTCGGTATGACGTTTGTTATCCTGACAGGAGGCATTGATTTGTCGGTCGGATCTATATTGGCGCTGTCCAGTGCATTTGTTGCCAATATGATGGTGGCCGGGTTCGACCCGATTCTCGCGATTATTATTGGCTGTGCGCTCGGCGGTGTGATGGGTATGATCAACGGTCTTATGATCACGAAGGGGAAGATGGCTCCTTTTATTGCAACATTGGCAACGATGACGATTTTCAGAGGACTTACACTCGTTTATACGAATGGTAACCCGATCACAGGTCTCGGCGATAGTCTGGTATTCCAGCTGTTCGGACGCGGTTATCTGTTTGGCATTCCAGTACCGGCAGTTACGATGATCATTACGTTTGCCGTACTGTGGGTTATCTTGCATAAAACTTCGTTTGGCCGCAAAACCTATGCGATTGGTGGTAACGAGAAAGCTTCGCTTGTATCTGGTATCAAAGTGCCTCGCGTAAAAATTATGATTTACTCCCTAGCAGGCATGTTGTCCGCTCTCGCAGGCGCGATTCTGACTTCCCGTCTGAATTCCGCACAGCCGACAGCAGGTACTTCCTATGAACTGGATGCTATCGCAGCGGTAGTATTGGGCGGAACGAGCCTGTCGGGCGGACGAGGACGGATCGTTGGTACATTGATCGGTGTGCTTATTATCGGAACGCTGAATAATGGATTGAACCTGCTGGGTGTCAATTCCTTCTATCAGATGGTCGTCAAAGGTATCGTGATTGCGATTGCCGTCCTGCTCGACCGGAAAAAATCGGCTTAA
- a CDS encoding sugar ABC transporter ATP-binding protein — protein MNIEMKNIHKSFGTNRVLTGVDFDLREGEVHALMGENGAGKSTLMNILTGLHNRDEGTIVIDGQETYFGSPKEAEERGVAFIHQELNIWPEMTVLDNLFIGKEMTSKFGFLNMKQMKALAKEQFNKLSVTIPLVQEAGECSVGQKQMIEIAKALMTDAKVIIMDEPTAALTEREIQKLFEVITSLKREGVSIVYISHRMEEIFAICDRITVMRDGKTVDTKAISETNFDEVVKKMVGRELTERYPARHPNIGDVVLEVKNISGKDRFKDVSFSVHAGEIVGISGLMGAGRTEMMRAIFGLDPLDSGEVWVRGKKVAIKKPDDAVKHGIGFITEDRKDEGLVLDFSVRENMALTNLFSFSSKGFISGKKEQEFVDTLTKRLQIKMHTSETAARNLSGGNQQKVVIAKWIGIGPSVLILDEPTRGVDVGAKREIYQLMNELTERGVAIIMVSSELPEVLGMSDRILVVHEGKITGELDREHATQEHIMTLATGGQ, from the coding sequence ATGAACATCGAGATGAAAAACATTCATAAATCCTTTGGTACGAACCGTGTTTTGACAGGCGTGGATTTTGATCTCCGTGAAGGAGAAGTTCATGCATTAATGGGTGAGAACGGCGCAGGAAAGTCGACACTGATGAATATATTGACCGGCCTTCACAACCGGGATGAGGGAACGATTGTTATCGATGGGCAGGAAACGTATTTCGGAAGTCCGAAGGAAGCGGAAGAGAGAGGCGTTGCTTTTATCCACCAGGAGCTGAACATTTGGCCAGAGATGACCGTTCTGGACAACTTGTTTATCGGCAAGGAAATGACATCGAAATTCGGATTCCTCAACATGAAACAGATGAAAGCGTTAGCGAAGGAACAGTTCAATAAACTGTCTGTTACGATCCCGCTGGTGCAGGAGGCGGGGGAATGTTCCGTCGGCCAGAAGCAGATGATTGAAATCGCCAAGGCACTGATGACAGACGCTAAAGTTATTATTATGGACGAGCCGACGGCTGCTTTGACCGAGCGTGAAATTCAGAAGCTGTTTGAAGTGATCACTTCATTGAAAAGAGAAGGCGTATCTATCGTGTATATCTCACACCGGATGGAAGAAATCTTTGCTATCTGCGACCGGATTACGGTCATGCGGGACGGTAAAACGGTGGATACGAAAGCGATTTCAGAGACGAACTTTGATGAAGTCGTCAAGAAAATGGTCGGACGGGAGCTCACCGAACGTTATCCGGCGCGTCATCCGAATATCGGAGACGTCGTGCTCGAAGTGAAGAATATCTCCGGTAAAGATCGATTTAAGGACGTAAGCTTTTCCGTTCACGCGGGAGAAATCGTCGGTATATCCGGACTGATGGGTGCAGGACGCACAGAAATGATGAGAGCGATCTTTGGCCTTGACCCGCTGGACAGCGGCGAGGTATGGGTTCGGGGCAAAAAGGTTGCCATCAAGAAACCCGATGATGCCGTTAAGCATGGCATTGGATTTATTACGGAAGACCGTAAAGATGAAGGATTGGTACTGGATTTCTCAGTACGTGAAAATATGGCTTTGACCAACTTGTTCAGCTTTTCTTCTAAAGGGTTTATCTCCGGGAAGAAGGAACAGGAATTTGTTGATACGCTAACGAAACGGCTGCAGATCAAGATGCATACGTCGGAGACGGCCGCACGTAATCTGTCGGGCGGCAACCAGCAGAAGGTTGTTATCGCTAAATGGATTGGCATTGGCCCAAGCGTCCTCATTCTGGATGAGCCAACACGCGGTGTGGACGTCGGGGCGAAGAGGGAAATTTATCAGCTGATGAATGAGCTGACGGAACGCGGCGTGGCGATCATTATGGTCTCCTCGGAGCTGCCTGAAGTGCTCGGCATGAGCGATCGCATTCTTGTCGTTCACGAGGGCAAGATTACCGGTGAATTGGACCGCGAACATGCGACACAGGAACATATCATGACTTTAGCTACAGGAGGACAGTAA
- the rbsD gene encoding D-ribose pyranase: MKKSGMLNSHIAKVLADLGHTDTIVVGDVGLPIPPGVLKIDLALTLGQPSFRDVVDAIAEDMVIEKVIIAEEIKAENMETLQYINDQFKDCTIEACSHEQFKELTRNAKAVIRTGEAKPYANCILQAGVNFG; this comes from the coding sequence ATGAAAAAGAGTGGCATGCTAAACAGTCACATCGCAAAAGTACTGGCGGATCTGGGACATACCGATACGATCGTTGTTGGAGACGTTGGCCTTCCGATCCCTCCAGGGGTTCTGAAGATTGACCTTGCGCTAACGTTAGGACAGCCAAGCTTCCGTGATGTGGTTGATGCGATTGCTGAGGATATGGTTATAGAGAAAGTAATTATTGCGGAAGAAATCAAAGCGGAAAATATGGAAACACTGCAATATATAAATGATCAGTTTAAAGATTGTACGATAGAAGCTTGCTCACATGAGCAGTTCAAGGAGCTAACTCGAAATGCCAAGGCTGTGATCCGTACGGGAGAAGCAAAGCCGTACGCGAATTGCATCTTGCAGGCAGGCGTCAATTTCGGCTGA